Proteins co-encoded in one Brassica rapa cultivar Chiifu-401-42 chromosome A02, CAAS_Brap_v3.01, whole genome shotgun sequence genomic window:
- the LOC103850964 gene encoding pentatricopeptide repeat-containing protein At5g15010, mitochondrial, protein MRGIFLIRSRLSLLRASAFTCSRSVTVLPYSSSKRIVQPCLDPPIARMLPLSLCSSFSTSKFDNDNDNDNDNDDDEEDEEEIESTIIDNKVVSEDVQTISNLLKACGSNRKELREKLEECTVKPTNSLVVEILSLSRNDWETAFTFFLWAGKQQGYTHSIREYHSMISILGKMRKFDTAWTLIDEMRKLTPSLVNSQTLLIMIRKYCAVHDVAKAINTFHAYKRFKLATGIDEFQSLLSALCRYKNVQDAEHLIYCNKETYPFEAKSFNIVLNGWCNVIGSPRQAERVWMEMGNVGVERDVVSYSCMMSCYSKGGSLNKVLRLFDRMKKEGIEPDRKAYNAVVHALAKGGFVAEAVSLVKTMEEEKGMEANVVTYNSLIKPLCKGKKTEEAKKVFDEMLEKGIVPTIRTYHAFMRILRTGEEVFEMLGKMREMGCEPTVDTYIMLIRKFCRWRDFDNVAVLWDEMKERGVGPDLSSYIVMIHGMFLNGKVDEAHGYYKEMKEKGLRANEKAEEMIKSWFEGKECAEKGMMGLKGDVCGVDKEGVVEDMIQSCHAEKGMMGLKGDVCGVGKEGTVKKAEREGNFLQQPEVRRIVRGHGYSFWDE, encoded by the coding sequence ATGAGAGGAATCTTTCTCATTAGATCAAGACTGTCACTTCTGAGAGCTTCCGCATTCACCTGTTCACGATCTGTAACTGTTTTGCCTTATTCGAGTAGTAAGCGTATCGTTCAACCATGTCTGGATCCTCCCATAGCTCGTATGCTTCCTTTGTCTCTCTGTTCTTCGTTCTCTACTTCCAAATTTgataatgataatgataatgataatgataatgatgatgatgaagaagatgaggaagaGATTGAATCTACTATAATAGATAACAAGGTTGTTTCAGAGGATGTTCAAACCATCTCAAACCTGCTGAAAGCCTGTGGTAGCAACCGTAAGGAACTGAGAGAGAAGCTTGAGGAGTGTACTGTGAAGCCAACAAACTCACTAGTGGTGGAGATTCTCTCTCTATCCCGCAACGACTGGGAAACTGCATTCACCTTCTTCCTCTGGGCAGGGAAGCAGCAAGGCTACACTCATTCCATCCGCGAGTACCACTCCATGATCTCTATCCTCGGTAAAATGCGAAAGTTCGACACAGCTTGGACTTTAATAGACGAGATGAGAAAGCTCACCCCTTCTCTAGTGAACTCTCAGACGTTATTAATCATGATCAGGAAGTACTGCGCGGTCCACGACGTTGCTAAAGCGATAAACACTTTCCACGCGTACAAAAGATTCAAACTAGCGACGGGGATTGATGAGTTCCAGAGCCTTCTTTCCGCTCTCTGTAGATACAAGAACGTTCAGGACGCCGAGCATTTGATCTACTGTAACAAGGAGACGTATCCCTTCGAAGCTAAGAGTTTCAACATTGTTTTGAACGGGTGGTGCAACGTGATAGGTAGCCCGAGGCAGGCGGAGAGGGTGTGGATGGAGATGGGGAACGTTGGTGTGGAGCGCGACGTGGTGTCGTATTCGTGCATGATGTCTTGCTACTCGAAGGGAGGGAGCTTGAACAAGGTGCTCAGGCTTTTCGACCGGATGAAGAAAGAGGGTATAGAGCCGGATAGGAAAGCGTACAACGCGGTGGTGCACGCTTTAGCTAAAGGTGGGTTTGTAGCCGAGGCGGTGAGTTTGGTGAAGACTATGGAGGAGGAGAAAGGGATGGAGGCTAACGTTGTGACTTACAACTCTCTCATCAAGCCTCTGTGCAAGGGTAAGAAGACAGAAGAGGCTAAGAAGGTGTTTGATGAGATGCTTGAGAAAGGGATTGTGCCGACGATACGCACTTACCATGCGTTTATGAGGATACTGAGGACAGGGGAGGAGGTTTTTGAGATGTTGGGTAAAATGAGAGAGATGGGGTGTGAGCCAACGGTTGATACGTATATAATGTTGATCAGGAAGTTTTGTAGGTGGCGTGATTTCGATAATGTGGCGGTGTTGTGGGATGAGATGAAGGAAAGAGGTGTTGGTCCTGATCTTAGTTCGTATATTGTGATGATACATGGGATGTTCTTGAATGGGAAGGTGGATGAAGCGCATGGGTACTATAAGGAGATGAAGGAGAAGGGTTTGAGAGCGAATGAGAAGGCTGAGGAGATGATTAAAAGTTGGTTTGAAGGAAAGGAATGTGCAGAGAAGGGGATGATGGGTTTGAAAGGTGATGTGTGTGGTGTTGATAAAGAAGGTGTTGTTGAAGATATGATTCAAAGCTGTCATGCAGAGAAGGGGATGATGGGTTTGAAAGGTGATGTGTGTGGTGTGGGTAAAGAAGGTACTGTGAAGAAAGCTGAGAGAGAAGGGAACTTTCTGCAGCAGCCTGAGGTGAGAAGGATAGTGAGAGGACATGGATACTCGTTTTGGGATGAATAG